The proteins below come from a single Oncorhynchus keta strain PuntledgeMale-10-30-2019 chromosome 1, Oket_V2, whole genome shotgun sequence genomic window:
- the LOC118385475 gene encoding SH3KBP1-binding protein 1-like: MNIHTAYNMANIARTGDIIHLNVGGKRFSTSRQTLTWVPDSFFSSLLSGRISTLKDETGAIFIDRDPSLFTPILNFLRTKELFPRSINVHLLMHEAEFYGITPLVRKLQLCDELDRSSCGNVLFNGYLPPPVYPAKRRNRHSVAGPQYMVGCALPMERAPVRRSNTMPPNLGNAGILGKATIEERISGAQLADPGMVRIICGHHNWIAVAYAQFVVCYRVKESTGWQQVFTSPRLDWVIDRVALNAKVMGGSLGDNDKMVAVASGTEIILWTICPDGNGNEIGVFSLNVPVEALFFVGNQLIATSHTGKVGVWNAVTKHWQNQDVVPINSYDTAGSFLILGCNNGSIYYIDVQKFPLRMKDNDLLVTELYRDPTEDAVTALSVYLTPKTSDSGNWIEIAYGTSSGTVRVIVQHPETVGSGPQLFQTFSVHRSPVTKIMLSEKHLISVCADNNHVRTWTVTRFRGMISTQPGSTPLTSFKILSLEDIDGHGGCAAGTEIGPYGERDDQQVFIQRVVPDTDKLYVRLSSNGKRVCEVRSVDGTSITSFMVHECEGSSRIGSRPRRYLFGGHANGSIQMWDLTTAMEIAGKVDIRALGGPTEEELLELLDQCDLALTRTPDMSPAASFTHSSTPRASTSSLQSQLSESSRERGTRGGVSSSGPFSGNLPRQAPPVPLTKPRDMALSMAGLGIQPHHLGLSQASLSSSGSPRPGRTVLQDRDRDAGMGSLRRGSFVERCQELAKVSDSAGGAEGGTRRSLAVCSELEARLGLRTPASFSSPPAASPTSSPRRPQPISPSPAPATIVSPTRSQTPVSPRRADTSPTTEVPPPEAAAATPESSSPVPPTSSKPPMNETSF, translated from the exons ATGAACATTCACACAGCTTACAATATGGCTAATATAGCAAGGACCGGAGACATTATCCATTTAAACGTTGGAGGAAAAAG GTTCAGCACCTCCAGACAGACATTGACATGGGTCCCAGACTCCTTTTTCTCAAG TCTTCTAAGTGGGAGGATCTCAACCTTGAAGGATGAAACTGGAGCG ATCTTCATAGATCGGGACCCATCTCTctttactcctatactgaactTCCTGCGTACCAAAGAGTTGTTTCCCAG GTCTATAAATGTGCACCTGCTCATGCATGAAGCGGAGTTCTATGGAATCACTCCGTTGG TGCGTAAGCTGCAGCTTTGTGACGAACTGGACCGATCTTCCTGTGGAAACGTGCTCTTCAATGGCTATCTGCCGCCTCCAG TATACCCAGCGAAGCGGAGAAACCGTCACAGTGTGGCGGGACCTCAGTATATGGTGGGCTGTGCCTTGCCCATGGAGAGGGCTCCAGTGAGACGCAGCAACACCATGCCACCCAACCTGGGCAACGCGGGCATACTGGGTAAAGCAACGATTGAGGAGAGGATAAGTGGTG CTCAGCTTGCAGACCCAGGCATGGTCCGCATCATCTGTGGCCACCACAACTGGATCGCTGTGGCTTATGCCCAGTTTGTTGTTTGCTACCG AGTGAAGGAGTCTACGGGCTGGCAGCAAGTGTTCACCAGTCCCCGCCTGGACTGGGTGATTGACAGGGTGGCACTCAACGCCAAGGTGATGGGCGGCTCCCTGGGAGACAACGACAAGATGGTGGCCGTGGCCTCGGGCACAGAGATCATCCTCTGGACTATCTGTCCCGACGGCAACGGCAACGAGATAG GTGTGTTCAGTCTGAATGTCCCCGTGGAGGCTCTCTTCTTCGTGGGGAACCAGCTTATTGCCACCAGCCACACAGGGAAAGTGGGAGTATGGAATGCAGTGACCAAACATTGGCAG AATCAAGATGTCGTTCCCATTAATAGCTATGACACTGCCGGTTCCTTCCTCATTCTAGGCTGTAACAATGGGTCCATATATTATATAG ATGTTCAGAAGTTTCCATTGAGGATGAAGGACAATGACCTCCTAGTGACAGAGTTGTACCGCGACCCCACGGAGGACGCTGTCACTGCTCTCAGTGTCTACCTCACGCCCAAAACAA GCGACAGCGGCAACTGGATTGAGATCGCCTACGGGACCAGCTCGGGCACGGTGCGGGTCATAGTGCAGCACCCGGAGACCGTGGGCTCTGGGCCCCAGCTTTTCCAGACCTTCTCAGTCCACCGTAGCCCCGTCACCAAGATCATGCTCTCTGAGAAGCATCTCATATCAG TGTGTGCAGACAACAACCACGTGCGGACCTGGACGGTGACTCGCTTCAGGGGCATGATCtccacccagccaggctccaCCCCCCTCACCTCCTTCAAGATCCTCTCTCTGGAGGACATCGACGGCCACGGGGGCTGTGCTGCCGGCACTGAGATAG GTCCGTATGGCGAGCGAGACGACCAGCAGGTGTTTATCCAGAGGGTCGTCCCCGACACAGACAAACTCTACGTGCGCCTCTCGTCCAACGGGAAGAGGGTGTGCGAGGTGCGCTCTGTGGACggcacctccatcacctccttcaTGGTGCACGAGTGCGAGGGGTCCAGCCGCATCGGCTCACGTCCCCGCCGCTACCTCTTCGGTGGCCACGCCAACGGTAGCATCCAGATGTGGGACCTGACCACCGCCATGGAGATCGCAGGGAAAGTGGACATCAGGG CGCTGGGCGGCCCCACAGAGGAGGAGCTCCTGGAGCTGCTGGACCAGTGTGACCTGGCTCTGACCCGTACGCCCGACATGAGTCCCGCTGCCTCCttcacccactcctccacccccCGAGCCTCCACCTCCAG TTTGCAGTCCCAGCTGAGTGAGAGCTCCAGAGAGCGTGGGACCAGAGGAGGTGTGAGCAGCTCGGGTCCCTTCTCTGGTAACCTGCCCCGCCAGGCCCCTCCGGTGCCCCTCACCAAGCCCCGGGACATGGCTCTCTCCATGGCGGGGTTGGGCATCCAGCCCCACCACCTGGGTCTGAGCCAGGCCTCCCTCAGCAGCAGTGGCAGCCCCCGGCCCGGCCGCACCGTCCTCCAGGACAGAGACCGGGACGCTGGCATGGGGTCTCTTCGCAGGGGTAGTTTTGTTGAGCGTTGTCAGGAGCTTGCCAAGGTCTCTGACTCTGCAGGAGGGGCGGAAGGGGGAACGCGGCGCAGCCTGGCTGTATGCTCGGAGTTGGAGGCTAGACTGGGCCTACGGACCCCCGCTTCTTTCTCCAGCCCCCCTGCAGCCTCCCCAACTTCATCGCCGCGCCGGCCGCAGCCCATCTCACCCAGCCCTGCCCCTGCTACAATCGTCAGTCCAACCCGCTCCCAGACCCCCGTGTCGCCTCGTCGAGCTGACACCTCCCCTACTACAGAAGTCCCACCCCCTGAGGCTGCAGCAGCCACTCCAGAGAGCTCCTCCCCTGTGCCCCCCACCAGTTCTAAACCCCCTATGAATGAGACCAGCTTCTGA
- the LOC118385480 gene encoding estrogen-related receptor gamma-like, translating into MDLKDFCLSENVHFHSQHNHLLDSSNTDDAPLLDDTCIKTDPPSPTFALDRTTAFSPSSDSSGYNLFSPGHSLDPESPSSSSSGSGVSAAPDSSSASQFCSDRSLALSSHVDSILKCDYLSSLGSGPKRLCLVCGDFASGYHYGVASCEACKAFFKRTIQGNIEYSCPLMNDCEITKRRRKSCQACRFQKCLRAGMMKEGVRMDRVRGGRQKYKRRGDSGLSLYTKAPDTHPAKSNGYKVISQLLLTEPAPLCATPDNSTNDDNLKALLMLCDLLNRELLVMIGWAKHIPGFSALSLVDQMALLQSGWMETLVLSVVSQSLGYGEELVFAGNLRLGQAQCRAAGLSDLYTALRQLTTKYRQMNLSREEVVTLKAMALANSDAENLESVEAVQRFQDGLHEALQEYESSQHTAELHRAGKLLMTLPLLRQTANRAVDTFCRLHLEGHVPMHKLFLEMLDANI; encoded by the exons ATGGATCTAAAGGATTTTTGCCTGAGTGAAAACGTCCACTTCCACAGCCAGCACAACCA CCTGTTGGACTCCTCAAACACCGACGATGCTCCTTTACTAGATGATACATGTATCAAGACGGACCCCCCCAGCCCTACCTTCGCCCTGGACAGAACCACAGCATTCAGTCCCAGCTCGGACAGCAGTGGATACAATTTATTCTCACCGGGTCACTCACTGGACCCGGAATCCCCGAGTTCGAGCAGCAGCGGCAGCGGTGTCAGCGCAGCACCGGACTCTAGCAGCGCATCTCAGTTTTGCTCGGATCGCAGTTTGGCGCTCTCCTCGCACGTTGACTCCATCCTCAAATGTGACTACTTATCGTCGCTGGGCTCTGGACCTAAAAGGCTGTGCCTAGTGTGTGGCGACTTTGCATCGGGATATCACTACGGAGTAGCGTCGTGTGAGGCATGCAAGGCTTTCTTCAAGAGGACAATTCAAG GTAACATTGAGTACAGCTGCCCTTTGATGAACGATTGTGAGATCACCAAGCGTCGCAGGAAGTCGTGCCAAGCGTGCCGCTTCCAGAAGTGCCTGCGTGCCGGCATGATGAAGGAAG GTGTTCGCATGGACCGAGTCAGAGGAGGACGTCAGAAGTACAAGAGAAGGGGGGACTCTGGCCTCTCTCTTTATACGAAGGCCCCAGACACACACCCCGCCAAGTCCAACG GATACAAAGTGATCTCCCAGCTCCTCTTGACAGAGCCAGCCCCCCTGTGTGCCACGCCTGACAACTCAACCAATGATGACAACCTTAAAGCCCTGCTGATGCTTTGTGACCTCCTAAACAGGGAACTCCTGGTCATGATTGGCTGGGCAAAGCATATCCCAG GCTTCTCTGCCCTTTCATTGGTGGACCAGATGGCCCTGCTGCAGAGTGGTTGGATGGAGACACTGGTCCTGTCAGTTGTGTCTCAGTCTCTGGGCTATGGGGAGGAGCTGGTGTTTGCTGGGAACCTACGTCTGGGCCAGGCCCAGTGCAGAGCAGCCGGACTCTCTGACCTCTACACCGCCCTGAGACAGCTGACCACCAAGTACAGGCAGATGAACCTGAGCCGAGAGGAAGTGGTCACTCTCAAGGCTATGGCCCTCGCCAACTCAG ACGCAGAGAACCTGGAGAGTGTGGAGGCAGTGCAGCGGTTCCAGGACGGACTCCATGAGGCCCTGCAGGAGTACGAGAGCTCCCAGCACACAGCAGAGCTCCACCGGGCAGGCAAACTGCTCATGACCCTGCCCCTGCTCCGGCAGACTGCCAACCGTGCCGTGGACACCTTCTGCCGGCTCCACCTGGAGGGTCACGTGCCCATGCACAAACTCTTCCTGGAGATGCTGGACGCCAACATATGA